From the genome of Brassica oleracea var. oleracea cultivar TO1000 chromosome C4, BOL, whole genome shotgun sequence:
AAAGCTGGCATAGATCTCCGCAAGAAATAGATGATTGATTGATATGTATCTCTTACTGTTCTCTTAATACATTTCCTTCAATGGACCTTGTGAGTTTGAATCAGAAACTGTTTTTGTTTCCCTTAAACAAAACTCGTAAAAAAAAATTACATTTCATGTTTTCGTTTTATATCGTTACATCATTACATGTATCAAACTCAACTCTCAGTATCTGGTTTACCTTTTGATGATCTCCTCACCGACCCTTCTCCTCCTATTGATCCTTTTTGTTTCCTTGGTTTACCCTTCCGTGGAGGAGCTGAACCATCTGGAAAAGGATTAGTAGAACCTTCACCACTACGCCTTCTACGTACTGAAGGCTCTTGATCACTAGACGATGAGTCCATCGAACCGTGTTTGCTTCGGTTATGTCTTGATGAGTGCTTCGCTGGTTCCTCTGATGATGCAACGTTCCCGCTGCTTCCTGGTTTACGCCTGTGTTTATGTTTCGGTTTCTCGTTTGTGGTCGGAGGAAGTAGCTCTTTTAGCCCCGCTCCACGTTGGTTCATCTCTGTTAAAAGATAAAACGTTACAACTTGACGCTTTTAAATGAACGAAACAAAACGTTACAGAGGAAAGATATATAACCTTGAGGGTTGTATTTGTTGGAGTTGCCTCTTGAAACTACTTGAGCGTTCTCATTTTCTTGAGATTTGAAGTCATTCATCTGCGGAAAGAGCAACGATGATGATGAGTTTACATACGTACAAATGGATATATAAATGAATGAGCGTACCCAGCTTGGCGTATTGGCGGCTGGACCGTCAGAGCCGATATGGGCAACATGCTTTACATCGGTCGGAAACCCTATCTGCATCTCCTTTTCTTTCTCTTCGTCTTCTGTAATAATAGAACGGTTAATATGCCTTGTGATGGAAGAAATACATTAGGGTAATTAATATCGAAAGAGACTCACCAAAAATTTGAGTAATGTAACGAAGGCCCTTAAGAAGGCCTTTCATAGTCGTCGCCATTTCTCTTAATGAAGGTTTTGAATCCGGTTTGTGTGTAAACCACCCACACGCCGGAGACAATCTCTACGTTCAAGATTTAACGATCGTTACAGCTTTGCAACTCCCGTAAACCTAAACTTGCAGGAAAAGTAAACCAAGAAACAAATCAAGAACAAGTCCCCAGGCACAAACAAGAAGATAGAGAATATAAGAGAAACCTTGAACGCATGGATTTTTCTTTTCTTGACCAGAAAAAATGTTGAAGGTTTTCTGACGAAGAGAGGAAGAGAGAGAGAGAGAGAGAGAAGGATCAAGAGATCCCTCAGAATTGTTGATTGTAATCTCAACCAAGAGAAAGAAGAAGAGGGAGAGCACTAAGTTTTTATTTTTACCATTGAATTTTTATTTTTTTCCTTTTCTAATCAAAGCTGTAGTTTACAGGTAATTTGTAGTTTTATATTTAGAATGTTGATGGTAATGGAGGCAACGTTGAGTCAATCCAACCCTCCATGGGAAACAAGTTGTCATGAGGATCTTCCGGGTCTTAAGGAAGTAGAAAAAAAGACCACAACAGAACATCATATACTATTAATAAAAAAACACATGCATGTCTAAACGTGTATTTGATTTTATATTTCTACGTGGGAAATCTAAGAGTTGTAATGGAGATCTTAGAGTGTACATATATATTTTGTAACCTCTGCAAATAATTGAAACATTTCTTAGGAAACAAAAGACTAATGAGAAGATAAAAGTTATAAACTTGTATTATAAAGTGAACAACATTCAGATAGAAATTGACACATTATTCTGTTTCTTTGATGGGTTTATGATTTTTAGAATCCAAAGGAGAAAAGTTAAAACAGACAAAGTTTTTGACAAAAGCAGATTTGGATACAGGTGGTAATCATATGATGCTCAAGAAGCTTTCATGTCATCCATACCAACGCTCGCCTGCATAGACAAGAACAAGAGGATCAAAAACTTAAGTGATAAAATCTGAAGACA
Proteins encoded in this window:
- the LOC106337554 gene encoding CRIB domain-containing protein RIC1-like isoform X1; protein product: MATTMKGLLKGLRYITQIFEDEEKEKEMQIGFPTDVKHVAHIGSDGPAANTPSWMNDFKSQENENAQVVSRGNSNKYNPQEMNQRGAGLKELLPPTTNEKPKHKHRRKPGSSGNVASSEEPAKHSSRHNRSKHGSMDSSSSDQEPSVRRRRSGEGSTNPFPDGSAPPRKGKPRKQKGSIGGEGSVRRSSKGKPDTES
- the LOC106337554 gene encoding CRIB domain-containing protein RIC1-like isoform X2 codes for the protein MATTMKGLLKGLRYITQIFDEEKEKEMQIGFPTDVKHVAHIGSDGPAANTPSWMNDFKSQENENAQVVSRGNSNKYNPQEMNQRGAGLKELLPPTTNEKPKHKHRRKPGSSGNVASSEEPAKHSSRHNRSKHGSMDSSSSDQEPSVRRRRSGEGSTNPFPDGSAPPRKGKPRKQKGSIGGEGSVRRSSKGKPDTES